In Erpetoichthys calabaricus chromosome 2, fErpCal1.3, whole genome shotgun sequence, a genomic segment contains:
- the LOC114643685 gene encoding growth arrest-specific protein 6-like, with translation MDVLFKVSSLLLWLLGSSVLGETRHLSKPADICVAIENQKSPGVLYVGQHQSDAVPLLQFQISDIHSFESSFELRTFDPEGVIFHGNMRTEESWFLLSLQDRFLQVHLHEGSSLIRISSGPVINDGHWKRISVAIKNSFILVSVDNDDIIKVNHLGDITQFQEEIGVLKIGIGALVPNTSVPVHINPSLDGCLRNWDWVKQDSKVLYQTIESSESRKCWDTIVPGSYFPGSGFAEFDSLFFHTNLSQAEAENWSLTVELSLRPVISNGVLFAVLDFQSNLSLSLCLNETQQLVALTIFGKTLESHGLPPNLCSGQSQEWRLTLANHTVSLKMAETEEKWIISEGEFQQLRETWEHPDSVIYLGGLPETLSASSTQMPYFHGCVHVKIQGKPVDMDMARKKHSDIRAHSCPAVALHVLENK, from the exons CCTGCAGATATATGCGTAGCTATTGAGAATCAGAAATCTCCAGGCGTCCTGTACGTTGGCCAGCACCAGTCTGATGCAGTACCACTCCTGCAGTTTCAGATTTCTGATATTCACAG ttttGAATCCTCATTTGAACTACGTACCTTTGACCCTGAAGGTGTCATCTTTCATGGAAACATGAGGACAGAGGAAAGCTGGTTTCTCTTAAGTCTACAGGACAGGTTTCTACAAGTACATCTTCATGAAGGATCATCTTTGATTCGAATCAGCAGTGGACCAGTTATTAACGATGGACATTGGAAGcgg ATCTCTGTTGCAATAAAAAACTCCTTCATACTCGTGTCAGTGGATAATGACGACATCATTAAGGTGAACCATCTAGGAGACATCACCCAATTCCAAGAAGAAATTGGAGTCCTGAAGATTGGCATTGGAGCATTAGTGCCCAACACAAGTGTGCCAGTGCAT ATAAATCCTTCCCTGGATGGCTGCCTTCGAAACTGGGACTGGGTGAAACAGGATTCCAAGGTCCTTTACCAGACCATAGAATCTTCAGAGAGTCGAAAGTGTTGGGACACCATTGTACCTGGCTCCTATTTTCCTGGCTCAGGATTTGCTGAGTTTGATTCCCTCT ttttccacACAAATCTGAGTCAAGCAGAAGCAGAAAACTGGAGTCTGACTGTCGAGCTGTCTCTGAGGCCTGTCATTAGCAATGGGGTCTTGTTTGCTGTGTTAGATTTTCAAAGTAACCTGTCTTTGTCTTTGTGCCTAAATGAAACTCAGCAG ttggtGGCCCTAACTATTTTTGGAAAGACTTTAGAGTCACACGGCTTGCCTCCCAACTTGTGTTCTGGTCAAAGTCAGGAGTGGCGCTTGACTTTGGCAAATCATACAGTGTCTCTTAAAATGGCTGAGACAGAAGAAAAGTGGATTATATCTGAAGGTGAATTTCAGCAGCTACGAGAGACATGGGAGCATCCAGACTCTGTAATTTATCTTGGAGGCCTGCCAG aGACCCTGTCTGCTTCCAGCACCCAAATGCCCTACTTTCATGGTTGTGTGCATGTGAAGATACAAGGGAAACCTGTAGACATGGACATGGCCAGGAAAAAACACAGTGATATCCGTGCTCATAGCTGCCCTGCTGTGGCTCTCCATGTACTGGAGAACAAGTGA